The Triticum aestivum cultivar Chinese Spring chromosome 3A, IWGSC CS RefSeq v2.1, whole genome shotgun sequence genome includes a region encoding these proteins:
- the LOC123060304 gene encoding UDP-xylose transporter 3, whose amino-acid sequence MGLAGEKFQLGTVGALSLSVVSSVSIVICNKALMSALGFIFATTLTSWHLLVTFCSLHVALCMKLFEHKPFDARTVMGFGVLNGISIGLLNLSLGFNSVGFYQMTKVAIIPCTVILETLFFRKKFSRYIQLSLSVLLFGVGVATVTDLQLNAMGSVLSLLAIVTTCIAQIMTNTIQKKFKVSSTQLLYQSCPYQALTLFIVGPFLDGFLTNKNVFAFAYTPQVLFFIVLSCLISVSVNFSTFLVIGKTSPVTYQVLGHLKTCLVLAFGYVLLHDPFSWRNILGILIAVVGMGLYSYFCTREAPKPTEASPQVTQVKEGESDPLIADSLNAAENGAAATTDEPLKVPMWSSKYARA is encoded by the exons ATGGGGCTGGCGGGGGAGAAGTTCCAGCTGGGGACGGTGGGGGCGCTCAGCCTCTCCGTCGTCTCCTCGGTCTCCATTGTCATCTGCAACAAGGCGCTCATGAGCGCCCtcggcttcatcttcg CCACCACGTTGACAAGCTGGCATCTCCTGGTGACATTCTGTTCGCTTCATGTGGCATTATGCATGAAGCTCTTTGAGCACAAACCTTTTGACGCAAGGACCGTCATGGGGTTCGGAGTGCTCAACGGCATCTCGATTGGGCTTCTCAATCTGAGTCTGGGTTTCAACTCTGTTGGTTTCTATCAG ATGACAAAGGTGGCCATTATTCCCTGCACTGTTATATTGGAGACTCTTTTCTTCAGGAAGAAGTTCAG TCGTTACATCCAGCTGTCCCTTAGTGTGCTCCTTTTTGGTGTTGGAGTTGCAACTGTGACTGATCTGCAGCTCAATGCTATGGGATCTGTGCTGTCTCTACTGGCCATCGTCACAACCTGTATTGCTCAAATT ATGACCAATACAATTCAAAAGAAGTTCAAAGTATCTTCAACTCAGCTGCTGTACCAATCATGCCCATACCAAGCATTGACCCTGTTCATTGTTGGTCCATTCCTCGATGGATTTCTGACTAACAAAAATGTCTTTGCTTTTGCATACACACCTCAAGTTCTG TTCTTCATCGTGCTGTCGTGTCTGATATCAGTCTCGGTGAACTTCAGCACTTTCCTTGTGATTGGGAAGACATCTCCCGTAACTTACCAAGTCCTTGGCCATCTAAAGACATGCTTGGTTCTTGCCTTCGGCTATGTCTTGCTGCACGATCCGTTTAGCTGGAGAAATATACTTGGAATCCTGATTGCAGTGGTTGGGATGGGACTATATTCATACTTCTGCACCCGTGAAGCTCCAAAGCCCACTGAAGCCTCTCCACAAGTCACTCAG GTGAAGGAAGGCGAATCAGACCCTTTGATCGCAGACTCCTTGAACGCCGCCGAGAATGGAGCTGCTGCAACCACCGACGAGCCTCTGAAGGTCCCCATGTGGAGCTCCAAGTACGCGCGGGCATGA